The proteins below come from a single Stomoxys calcitrans chromosome 1, idStoCalc2.1, whole genome shotgun sequence genomic window:
- the LOC106086936 gene encoding uncharacterized protein LOC106086936, translating into MPFSIRNTENNTSYDKDSKIWRGLQKESKYGPQDSIGSVALKTMLEYSQHIGQICHQTGRQLRNMEIAIKAIQIAQHFEKLQLKQCDIIGLCAANTEYVAPLFFGALTAGLSISTLDPSYDKKGIKIIYSCTQPRMIFCDGINYWRIREAFDECGLASSPVVTLNGHIKGVPSILEFFEQEVKPEEYNIPLLENGANQVAVIVCTSGTTGFPKEVCISHAALLQLFESADFMNRRFLCFSSLFWLTGIATLIQGTIGRATRIISEKPFKPEDFFQIVKQHKVDIFMGPPSQMALALSSNAISDSDFSSLEYFLIGGGSISYALTEKFKAYAPQTIFYGGYASSETCCGIAAGICEPSNAVGTIGSNVEIKIIDNDDGKHLGPNESGEICVRTRLPWAGYYKNPERTKAIYDAEGWIHTGDNGYINDEGKLFLIDRKADIRKFDNFHFSPSDIEKVINELPQVADVCVVGIPDIVHGHLPAAAVIKRPESTIDEKEIYQYVVDRMQNFEHLRGGVYFFESLPRTVTGKTVRRKVVEMCQELKQSQKC; encoded by the exons ATGCCATTTAGCATCCGCAATACGGAAAACAATACATCCTACGACAAGGACTCTAAGATATGGAGAGGTTTGCAGAAAGAGTCCAAATATGGGCCGCAGGATTCCATTGGATcggtggcattgaaaacaatgcTAGAATATTCGCAGCATATTGGGCAG ATTTGCCATCAAACCGGTAGGCAGTTGAGGAATATGGAAATTGCCATTAAGGCCATACAAATTGCTCAGCATTTTGAAAAACTCCAACTAAAGCAATGCGACATTATTGGACTATGCGCTGCAAATACGGAATATGTGGCCCCTCTATTCTTTGGCGCCTTGACTGCTGGTCTCTCCATTAGCACCTTGGATCCCAGTTACGATAAGAAGGGCATTAAAATCATCTATTCTTGCACCCAGCCTCGTATGATTTTTTGTGATGGCATCAATTATTGGAGAATACGTGAAGCCTTTGATGAATGTGGCTTAGCCTCGAGTCCTGTGGTGACACTTAATGGCCATATCAAGGGGGTTCCCAGTATTTTGGAGTTCTTTGAGCAGGAAGTTAAACCCGAAGAATATAA TATTCCTCTTTTAGAAAACGGTGCCAATCAGGTGGCTGTAATTGTCTGCACATCGGGGACCACAGGATTTCCCAAGGAAGTGTGCATATCTCATGCGGCCCTGTTGCAATTGTTCGAAAG CGCCGATTTTATGAACAGAAGATTCCTTTGCTTCAGTTCTCTCTTCTGGCTGACAGGCATAGCAACTCTTATACAAGGCACTATTGGCCGAGCCACTCGTATCATATCTGAGAAACCATTTAAGCCGgaggatttttttcaaattgttaaACAACACAAAGTAGACATTTTCATGGGACCTCCTTCCCAAATGGCATTGGCTTTATCTTCAAACGCTATCAGCGATAGTGATTTCTCAAGCCTTGAATACTTTCTCATAGGTGGAGGTTCCATATCGTATGCCCTTACCGAAAAATTTAAGGCATATGCCCCACAAACTATTTTCTATGGAGGATATGCGTCAAGCGAGACATGCTGTGGCATAGCCGCAGGCATATGTGAACCCAGCAATGCAGTTGGTACGATTGGTTCCAATGTTGAAATAAAAATCATTGATAATGACGATGGTAAACATTTGGGTCCCAATGAGTCTGGGGAAATATGCGTTCGTACCAGACTGCCCTGGGCTGGTTATTATAAAAATCCGGAACGCACTAAGGCCATATACGATGCGGAAGGTTGGATACACACTGGCGACAATGGTTACATCAATGATGAAGGCAAATTATTTCTGATCGACCGTAAGGCTGATATACGAAAATTCGATAATTTCCATTTCTCTCCCAGCGACATAGAGAAAGTGATCAATGAATTGCCTCAAGTGGCAGATGTTTGCGTTGTGGGCATACCGGATATTGTACATGGTCATCTGCCAGCTGCCGCTGTAATAAAACGACCCGAAAGCACCATTGACGAGAAGGAAATCTATCAGTATGTCGTcgatcgcatgcaaaattttgaacatttacGTGGTGGCGTTTACTTCTTTGAAAGCCTACCTCGAACGGTGACGGGAAAAACTGTACGCCGCAAAGTGGTCGAAATGTGTCAAGAGCTAAAGCAGTCACAAAAATGCTAG